A genomic window from Brassica oleracea var. oleracea cultivar TO1000 chromosome C8, BOL, whole genome shotgun sequence includes:
- the LOC106308916 gene encoding probable fucosyltransferase 8, translating into MLRNIDERLTTAGALENNQHLSLISPAKLGMKLTRITATWLLLCIVILVPLYSIFNIQKPISTTTGGLLATELDEKSCLSRYHQSSLRKPSPYKPSSYLVSKLRRYEKLHKRCGPGTEAYKRATEQLDENQVRSSDKECRYVVWVATEYGLGNRIISMASSFLYALLTERIILVDQRKDINDIFCEPFPGTSWLLPLDFPLIGQIDSYNTDYSRCYGTMLKNHAINSTTTIPPLHLYLHLLHDYRAEDKTFYCQENQAFIKNVPWLVVKANIYFVPSLWLIPSFQTKLIKLFPQKDTVFHHLSRYLLHPTNQVWGMVTRSYNAYLSKADEILGIQVRVFGRRAGYFQHVMDQILDCTQREKLLPEPAEESQMMNISKTPKLKAVLVTSLHPEYSDNLKSIFLERPSSTGEMVLVYQLSGERVQQTDKKLRDQKALAEMYLLSLADKLVTSTRSTFGYVAQGLGGLKPWILLYEPRNRKAPADPPCVRAMAMSMEPCSLKAPISACQAETIKKTPFVKYCEDRITGIKLVDEL; encoded by the exons ATGCTGAGAAATATAGATGAGAGACTCACCACCGCAGGTGCTCTAGAGAATAACCAACATCTCAGTTTAATATCTCCAGCAAAGTTGGGTATGAAGCTCACGAGAATAACCGCCACTTGGTTACTACTTTGCATTGTGATACTAGTACCACTCTACAGCATCTTCAACATACAGAAGCCTATTTCTACAACTACCG GAGGGCTTCTTGCTACAGAGCTTGATGAGAAATCTTGCTTGAGTAGGTATCATCAATCGTCTTTGCGCAAGCCTTCACCTTACAAACCTTCTTCATATCTTGTCTCTAAGCTAAGACGCTATGAGAAGCTACACAAGCGTTGCGGTCCAGGCACAGAAGCCTACAAGAGAGCAACAGAGCAGCTTGATGAGAACCAAGTAAGAAGCTCTGATAAAGAATGCCGATATGTAGTGTGGGTGGCCACCGAGTATGGGCTGGGAAACAGAATAATATCTATGGCCTCTTCGTTCCTCTACGCTCTCCTGACAGAGAGAATCATTCTTGTTGATCAAAGAAAAGATATTAATGATATCTTCTGTGAGCCTTTCCCGGGCACTTCATGGTTGCTTCCTCTGGACTTTCCGTTGATAGGTCAGATAGATAGCTACAACACGGACTACTCCCGTTGTTATGGTACAATGCTGAAGAATCACGCCATTAACTCCACTACTACAATACCCCCGTTGCATCTTTATCTTCACCTTCTTCATGATTACAGGGCTGAGGATAAGACTTTCTATTGCCAAGAGAACCAAGCTTTCATCAAGAACGTCCCATGGCTAGTAGTGAAAGCTAACATCTACTTCGTTCCATCTCTATGGTTGATACCTAGCTTTCAGACCAAACTCATCAAGCTCTTCCCGCAAAAAGATACCGTCTTCCATCACCTGAGCCGGTATCTACTTCACCCGACAAACCAAGTTTGGGGTATGGTCACACGGTCCTACAACGCTTACTTATCAAAAGCTGACGAGATACTTGGTATCCAAGTAAGGGTTTTCGGGAGACGTGCTGGTTATTTCCAGCACGTCATGGACCAGATACTAGACTGTACCCAAAGAGAGAAACTATTGCCTGAACCAGCTGAAGAATCACAAATGATGAACATATCGAAAACCCCGAAACTTAAAGCTGTTCTAGTCACATCTCTGCATCCAGAGTACTCTGATAACCTAAAGAGCATCTTCTTGGAACGACCGAGCTCGACAGGAGAGATGGTACTAGTTTATCAGCTGAGTGGTGAAAGGGTTCAACAAACAGACAAGAAGCTTCGTGACCAGAAGGCGCTTGCTGAGATGTATCTTCTGAGTTTAGCAGATAAACTTGTCACAAGCACAAGGTCTACATTCGGTTACGTGGCTCAAGGTCTGGGAGGATTAAAGCCATGGATACTACTCTATGAGCCAAGGAACCGCAAAGCTCCTGCTGACCCACCGTGTGTTAGGGCCAT GGCCATGTCTATGGAGCCTTGTTCTCTTAAAGCACCAATCTCTGCTTGTCAAGCTGAGACAATCAAAAAAACCCCTTTTGTTAAGTACTGTGAGGATCGCATCACAGGGATTAAGCTAGTTGATGAACTTTGA
- the LOC106311077 gene encoding sulfoquinovosyl transferase SQD2-like, with amino-acid sequence MKLASKLMGHTPQRCKGYKNRFQNFIRYLPEMGDKVIVVTTHEGVPEEFYGAKVIGSRSFPCPWYQKVHLSLALSPRIISEIARFKPDIIHASSPGITVTIKKSLLEITLLIYKCMYVRKCNERLSSIDLTQSSNCVSTVEVCLIRFLEALPLSVIISLPAI; translated from the exons ATGAAGCTTGCTAGCAAGCTTATGGGACATACTCCTCAGCGATGCAAAG GTTACAAAAACAGATTCCAGAACTTTATTAGGTATCTTCCTGAAATGGGAGACAAG GTTATAGTCGTTACGACACATGAAGGTGTTCCCGAAGAGTTTTATGGAGCAAAAGTCATTGGATCCAGAAG CTTCCCTTGCCCATGGTACCAAAAGGTACACCTCTCGCTTGCGCTTAGTCCTAGAATTATCTCTGAAATTGCTCGCTTTAAGCCGGACATCATTCATGCTTCTTCTCCTGGGATTACGGTAACAATAAAAAAGAGCCTCTTAGAAATCACATTGCTTATTTACAAATGCATGTATGTGAGGAAATGTAATGAACGACTCTCCTCTATCGATTTGACTCAATCGTCGAATTGCGTCTCCACCGTCGAAGTGTGTCTCATCAGATTCTTGGAGGCTCTCCCTCTGTCTGTGATCATCTCTCTACCAGCTATATGA
- the LOC106310539 gene encoding probable fucosyltransferase 8, with the protein MYHILKIFGYVFKSLGLKMKILIRFIFSSLLIGSVILLSFSNNFNDQLLDATLNGSSESETSHDKLIGGLLKAGFDEGSCVSRYTTSLLYRKPSPYKPSPYLVSKLRRYEKLHKRCGPGTEAYKRATEQLDENQVRSSDKECRYVVWVATEYGLGNRIISLVSSFLYALLTDRVILVDQRKDISDLFCEPFPDTSWLLPLDFPLMGQIDSYYKEYSLCYGTMLKNHAINSTTTPPSHLYIHLLHDYRDVDKMFYCEANQAFIKSVPWLVVKSNLYFAPSLWLIPSFQTKLIKLFPQKDTVFHHLSRYLFHPTNQVWDMVTSTYNANLSKADEVLGLQIRVFSTPSGYFQHVMDQIVSCTQREKLLPELATNGSSHSQVMNTTRSKKLKAVLVASLHPEYSDELSKMFSERPSSTGEMIQVYQPSGERVQQTDEKLHDQKALADIYLLSLSVNIVTTERSTFGYVAHGLGGLKPWILYEPKNRKVPDPPCVRALSMEPCFIRAPLHGCQAKKIKTTPFIKHCENWNLGIKLVDAPDKFWWW; encoded by the exons ATGTATCACATATTAAAGATCTTCGGCTATGTTTTCAAGTCTTTGGGTTTGAAGATGAAGATTCTGATAAGATTCATCTTTAGTAGCTTACTCATTGGTTCTGTAATCTTACTATCATTCTCTAACAACTTCAACGACCAACTTCTTGATGCTACACTCAACG GTTCAAGTGAATCAGAAACATCCCATGATAAGTTGATAGGAGGGCTGCTAAAAGCAGGTTTCGATGAAGGTTCTTGCGTGAGTAGGTATACTACGTCATTGTTGTATCGCAAGCCTTCACCATACAAGCCATCACCATATCTTGTCTCTAAGCTTAGACGCTATGAGAAGCTCCACAAGCGTTGCGGTCCAGGCACAGAAGCCTACAAGAGAGCAACAGAGCAGCTTGATGAGAACCAAGTAAGAAGCTCTGATAAAGAATGCCGATATGTAGTGTGGGTGGCCACCGAGTATGGGCTAGGAAACAGAATAATATCTCTGGTCTCTTCGTTCCTCTACGCTCTCCTGACAGACAGAGTCATTCTTGTTGATCAAAGAAAAGATATAAGTGATCTCTTCTGTGAGCCTTTTCCGGATACTTCATGGTTGCTTCCTCTAGACTTTCCATTGATGGGTCAGATAGATAGCTACTACAAGGAATATTCTCTTTGTTACGGTACAATGCTGAAGAATCATGCCATTAACTCGACTACAACACCACCGTCCCATCTTTATATTCACCTTCTTCATGATTACAGGGATGTGGATAAGATGTTTTACTGCGAAGCAAACCAAGCTTTCATCAAGAGCGTCCCGTGGCTAGTGGTGAAATCTAACCTCTACTTCGCTCCATCTCTATGGTTGATACCTAGCTTTCAGACAAAACTCATCAAGCTGTTCCCACAGAAAGATACTGTCTTCCATCACTTGAGTCGGTATCTTTTCCACCCCACGAACCAAGTGTGGGACATGGTCACAAGTACCTACAACGCTAACTTATCAAAAGCTGACGAGGTGCTAGGGCTTCAAATAAGAGTGTTCAGCACGCCATCTGGTTATTTCCAGCACGTGATGGACCAAATCGTGTCATGCACACAAAGAGAGAAGCTCTTGCCTGAACTAGCTACAAATGGATCATCACATTCACAAGTCATGAACACAACAAGAAGCAAGAAACTTAAAGCTGTTCTTGTCGCATCTCTACATCCAGAGTACTCTGATGAGCTAAGTAAAATGTTTTCAGAACGACCTAGCTCAACAGGAGAGATGATCCAAGTGTATCAGCCAAGTGGAGAAAGGGTTCAACAAACAGACGAGAAGCTTCACGACCAAAAGGCTCTCGCGGATATCTATCTATTGAGTTTATCTGTTAACATAGTCACAACCGAGAGGTCTACGTTTGGATACGTAGCTCATGGTCTTGGAGGATTAAAGCCATGGATACTCTACGAGCCAAAGAACCGAAAAGTTCCTGACCCACCGTGTGTTAGGGCCCTGTCGATGGAGCCTTGTTTTATTAGAGCTCCTCTCCATGGTTGTCAAGCCAAGAAAATCAAAACCACACCTTTTATAAAGCATTGTGAGAATTGGAACCTAGGGATTAAGCTAGTTGATGCCCCAGATAAATTTTGGTGGTGGTAA
- the LOC106308071 gene encoding 2-oxoglutarate-dependent dioxygenase DAO-like — translation MAKTNGVIPTIDLGEVSAEILNQKIREASERWGCFRVINHGVPLSLMSDMKKTVMDLFERPYEVKVRNTDVLLGSGYRAPNEINPYYEALGLYDMASPQAVNTFCDQLEASADQREIMVKYAKAIDGLAKDLARRLAESYGLAETNFFKGWPSQFRINKYHFQPETVGKLGVQLHTDSGFLTILQDDENVGGLEAMDHSSGTFFPISPLPNTLAINLGDMAAIWSNGRLCNVKHRVQCNEATKRFSIASFLLGPMDTDLEPPSEFVNAEHPRLYKAISHDGVRNIRMTTKLHDGEALKLITYDE, via the exons ATGGCGAAAACCAATGGAGTTATTCCGACAATAGACTTGGGAGAGGTTTCAGCCGAGATCCTGAACCAAAAAATCCGTGAAGCGAGCGAGAGATGGGGATGCTTTAGGGTGATCAACCACGGAGTTCCATTGTCTTTGATGTCTGACATGAAGAAGACCGTTATGGATCTCTTCGAACGTCCCTACGAGGTGAAAGTGCGTAACACCGATGTGTTACTAGGGAGTGGTTACAGGGCTCCTAATGAGATTAACCCTTATTACGAAGCGTTGGGTCTCTACGATATGGCTTCTCCTCAGGCTGTTAATACCTTTTGTGACCAGCTCGAGGCTTCTGCAGATCAAAG GGAGATTATGGTGAAGTATGCGAAAGCTATTGATGGACTTGCTAAAGATTTAGCGAGGAGGTTAGCAGAGAGCTACGGCCTGGCCGAGACCAACTTCTTCAAAGGGTGGCCGAGCCAGTTCCGGATCAACAAATATCATTTCCAACCCGAAACTGTCGGGAAACTCGGTGTTCAGCTACACACTGATTCAGGCTTTTTGACGATTCTTCAAGACGACGAAAACGTCGGTGGGCTTGAAGCGATGGACCATTCTTCGGGAACGTTCTTTCCCATAAGCCCATTGCCGAACACGCTTGCTATCAACCTCGGGGACATGGCTGCAATATGGAGTAATGGGAGGTTGTGCAACGTGAAGCATAGAGTACAATGCAATGAAGCAACAAAGAGGTTTTCTATCGCTTCTTTTTTGTTAGGACCGATGGATACGGATTTGGAGCCGCCAAGTGAGTTTGTGAATGCTGAACATCCGAGACTGTACAAGGCTATTAGTCACGACGGGGTACGGAATATTAGAATGACTACGAAGTTGCATGATGGAGAGGCTCTCAAGCTTATAACCTATGATGAATGA